The Cottoperca gobio unplaced genomic scaffold, fCotGob3.1 fCotGob3_2arrow_ctg1, whole genome shotgun sequence genomic interval AACTCCTCTATTTCTCTACACATTCTGCCCCTGCCTCTGTCTCTAATGTTCACCAGAACTTTGATGCTTTTGTCATGAAAGATGGATTGTTGCGGTATCTCTGCCACCTGCATGTAATATCTTATTGACCTGTTGGGATCCTGTCCATtgaagtttaaatgttgtgcgTAGTTGTagtaaagcatctgtttgtctacaggttcaagatccctttctagcagttcctggtatatctgctcagctttagcTAGGCCATTAGTTGactttacatatatatgtgcaaGATCTATTTTATTCTTAAGTGAGGAATGAGGGTAAAgagaaatcatctcttcatggagACTGATTGATCTGTCCATCAGGCTTTGTGTTGGAAGACTGTCATTGTCAAAGATCTTCCATCTgtagcagagtgcagcacatcccttcagataacgctcatctggatggtttctcagaacctcctctgccaaatcaatggcctcatcaacagataaataGTTTCTGTAAACAATAAGTAATGGTTTAATACCACTGTAGCGGCTGACAGGATTTCTCAAAACCTCCCTGGCTAGCTCACGTGCTTCATCTtcaattctttctcctttcttagcaCATTGGTCGAGGTAGTGAACTGCGAGGTACAAGTTCTTTGGATCCTTTTCTTTGGcgattctcattttctccaagatgtcagcccccactgctgtgctgctgtgctctgaAGCAAACATTAACCCTAAGATATGGCAGGTGTTCCACTCCACCATGTCCGGCTGCATCTCGATGGCCTTCAGGAAGTAATCTAGAGCCAGCGGCATTTTATCTGTGCTAAACCTCATGAAAGTCCAGGCTTTTTCAGCGCAGATCTCTGGGTGGAGCTTGTCCTGGGATGGAGATGGATATTTATTCATCAGGGCGTCGACCTTTGTCAGGtaagcctcactctctgctgggtctcccaggtggtggtgcagccaagccAGGTTCCCGTAGTTCACCACTAACCAGGGACCCTCATCTGCATTTCTTATCTGGCAGAaggcctctgtagccttgttgaagaaactctgggcttcttcagtgaaccccatcttgtattcaatgaacccccgcaggttgtaaatgtgacccagcCAGCTGTGTCCGTCCTCGGTGCCAAAATCCTCAAACCTTTCCCTGAAACGTAAAAGTTTGGCCCTGCTGGTGTCCAGATCCCAGGTGAAGTGGCACTGCAGGCCCTGCAGTTTGGACAccagtgttgtttgactctgagcagcactgatggagaataaaaataacaattattaaaacacatcatcagtaggttaatgtaatatgctttgAAGTTTGCTATGTTTTCATAACCACTGTTCATCTCatgtggagaaaaggagaagggaaggaaggaatggaGTAAGAAGCACTGAGTAGACagcaaacaagtaaacaaagaaaggaaaaatgaaTGGAGCAgtcataaggaaaataaaacatccatcctTTTTTCATTCCCTCTCACCAGTAACATTTTCAGCTCCTATTGGGGGATCCCAGGGTGTTCGCAAGCCAGATGAGATATATATTCAGGGGTGCACATAACTGGTACGCAGGTACGCATGCACAGCAAAAATCTGGATAggtcatcaaaacaacacaacacttttctctttccctttcttttctcGTCCTAACCCCTggccccacttcccctactattgtaaagcggctttgaggtctcgaaaaacGCTATATaatttcaatttattattattattattattaaaagtgagGGTTTTGGATCTCTGGGgctcaataataataagatattaaatacatcataatgatTGTTATTACTTGAAAGACAGAAGCAGTTGCTCACCTCATCATTCAGCTGTTTCCTCGACTCAGCAGTTCTCTAAATATTACTTAGTTCAGCTGGATTCTCTTGATGCTGCTTTGGGTTCGCTGGAAACAAGTCAGTGATGTCCAACTCCTGCTTTACTCTAAATTATGAGATGTTGTTGAgcatgcagctttaaatgttgactaCAAAGCAGAAGTGAATGtcagatgtttacatttacatacaccTGACTATCGTTTCCATCGTTTTTCTTCTttagaagaaaagcaaaacgattattttaaatttgtgtatatattcatattttgtgAGTGAAATATTTAACCCCAAGATGCCACATTTCTTTACAGGGTGCACCTTctgataaaatattatgatatcataatTTAAGCATATTCAGTATATGTGTACACTCTGAGCAGCAGTTGTCTGCAGAATATCCCTTTTGGCTTAATGTGGAGCCTTGGGGGTCCAGGTATGTCCAAAAAGTTCACTGTGCCCCCTCAGCTGAATTCTCTccctgataaaaaacaaaactgaaaaacaaaaacaaaactgaggtGCATAGACTTACTTAATAATAAAAGCTGTGTGAGATGCGCAACATGACCCCTTGTCAAAATTAGTTGCATGTCTGTTTCATATGCGATGGCGGTGACCCTGGTGAAAGTATGAAGAGCTGGAACAGCGTTACCTGGAGACACCTGCATTATTACGCTCTGCTGATAATCCACTCAGTAGGGAGAAAACATCTGTTAAGAGGCTCTATTCTGTCACTAGTGCAAACGTTTACAGTcttggtttgtggtttgctCTGTTTGACAACAGTTCTATAAGCAGATATGAGATGCATCGTATTATGGTCCGGGTTTGGAAGCTCTGGGGTTTGGCTCTACTCACATAAGCGTTGTTCACATTGCCATAACATTTGTCTATAATTCTGTCCCGCATTTATAGTATTGTTGAAAACCGGGTGACAGTTTGCAATAATTGAAGttccctaaaataaaaaacacaccctaagttcaaaaaggtgaagtcAAGTCGTACTTTGTTGTCTGCACCACTTATCAGggttaaaaacacagatgcccCCCGACGTTTCACTTCTGTCTGagtgaattaaagaaaaatactcCAGCTCACAAAGAGCCAGAAATATCCCGGTGAAGCCACGTCTCAGTAAACACTATAATAGAAGACTCTGTAGTTTGTATGTCCTCCGGCAGGTCAGATGGTGGGAAGGCTCCCGCAGTGCAGAGAGCCATTAGTGCGTCTCTTTTGCAAGGATCGTCATCGTGCCAACATACGCAGTCTTTAGATTAAAACGtgtggtttaaaataaaaaaaagaaacgtaaaacaacataaaaacataaaagctccAGCGCGCGACAGGGGCCCGGGTCGCAGCAGTGCCGTGCCACCAGGAGGTCCGGACCTGACAGGgttctatttaatttaaaaacacttcttttCAACACAAAAGCTTGCATGTTTGATTATTAGTCACCTGTTCACATATCGCCTTGGAAATATTGTCACTGTTCCATCCAAGTTGACTTAATAGTTGTAGTTTAATTAACATCTATCAGCACCCTGTGTACAGTACTGCATAATGATGTGTCGTGTATTTCAATTTCTTGTATATAGtaaccaccaaaacaaaaaatacttaaagaaCCTTTCTTGGTGtacataatgcatatttattattatataaaacttAGACAAAGCTTGACATACTTTCTATACAAACAATCTGGTGATAATATTCAGGTTATACATCAAGTTAAGTATTATAGTACCGATCAAAGAGTTTTGtctttcacaaaacaaagcttactgctctgctgggtctcccaggtggtggtgcagccaagccTGGTTCCTGTTGTTCACCACTAACTAGAGACCCTCATCTGCGTTTCTCATCTGGCGGAaggcctctgtagccttgttgaagaaactctgggcttcttcagtgaaccccagcttgtattcaatgaacccacgcaggttgtaaatgtgacccagcCAGCTGTGTCCGTCCTCGGTGGCGAAATCCTCAAACCTTTCCCTTAAACGGAAAGGTTTGGACCCGCTGGTGTCCACATCCCAGATGAAGTGGCACTGCAGGGCCTCCAGTTTGGATGCCAGTGTTGTTTGaatctgagcagcactgatggagaataaaaatagaatttttaaaacacatcatcagtaagttaatgtaatatgctctgaAGTGTgctattatattacattacagttcgtttagctgacgcttttgtccaaagtgcaaacaatcataagGATACAACCCCCGAACAGCaataatcttgcaagtacattagcttcaaataggtacaatcctttaagtgcagaacaatagcttcaaataagccacaAGTCAAACTAagccaagtgcaacatacagaaacaaaagaatacgaattcaactattagctacaaacaagccaaaccaatataagtgcatcatacaaataactttttttcttaatttgccAAGCTGTAGacaaaacagatgagttttcagtctgcgacggaaggtgggAGGACTATCTGCTGttctgacatcaatggggaggtcgttccaccattttggagccaggatagcaaacaggtgggttttgtttcaaatcaaatcaaatcaaatgtatttatatagcccaatatcacaaattatacatttgtctcagtgtgctttacagactgtacaggatacgacaccctctgtccttagaccctcataTCGCACAatgaaaaacctcctaaaataaaccccataattaaaggcggaaaaatggaagaaacctcagggagagcaactgagaagggatccctctcccaggacggacagacgtgcaatagatgtcgtatgtacaggataaacaacatagtacagatacaacatttgacagaaaatatgttgtgttaccgtgcagtctgggagtgcaatgctctagttggtttataaggtactatgagatctttaagatatgctggagcctgaccattaatttatttgtaagtcaggaaaaggattttgaattatattctgtattttaccgggagccagtgcagagcagctaatagaGGAGTAATATGAttccgtttcctagttcttatcaatacacgtgccgctgcattttggatcaactgaagcgtcttaagcaactttgatgggacaacctgataacaaagagttgcagtaatccagccttgaagtaacaaatgcatggactagtttttctgcatcattttgagacaggatgtgtcttattttgcaatgttacgtagatgaaagaaggcagtccttgagatttgttttatgtgggagttaaaagacagatcctgatcaaagataacgccaagattccttacggtagtgctggaggccaaattaatgcaacacaatgttccagtctctgtagtagaatgtcatgatcaacagtgttaaaagcagcactgaggtctaacaagataagaacagagacaagtcctttgtctgatgccaatagaaggtcattggtaactttcaccagtgccgtctctgtgctatgatcaACTCTAAATCTAAATTTGAGGGGAaactgggtcccactcgcagtgaggaaGTGGCGAGCCGTTTGGCCGATGCAGATCGAAGTGAatgtgctggggtgtatggttcgaccatggcctggatgtaggaaggcactgatccattcacagcacggtaggccagcaccagagtcttgaagcagattcgggccgccactggtagccagtgaagggagcggagaagcggtgtagtgtgggattGAAGACCAgttgggctgctgcattctggatgagctgtagaggtcgaatggcacatgcaggcagtccagcgaggagggagttgcagtagtcaatgcgtgagatgacaagagcctggacaagaacctgcgtcacCTTCTGAGTCAGGAgaggacgtatcctcctgatgttgtacaaagtgtgtctgcaggagcaggttgttgcagcgatgttggcaccgaaggacagttggtcgtcctgtgtcacacccagattccttgcagtctgagtcggggaaacaacagaggtgccgatgttgatggtaaggtcttggatgggagagccctttccctgaaggaaaaggagctcagtcttgtcaaggttgagtttcaagtgatgtgcggccaatgtaatagcaatttaaatgtctactgttttaattatataagtttcctatgttaaacaagccaactgccatttgatgctaacataggagtgccggtcaaatcaaaccagggccaactgccatttcatgttaatacaagacagacgcttcctgattagactgattaactaacaaaagacaggacacacccaaatcctgatcaaactgtttaacatactgagacagaatattgagtgtatcacccaatattctgtttacataactattaccttacaagcatcaaagtgcagtttggctcggccccctgtggtttttcatcacctcgtctccaaaccaaattgtataaaatgcctatgtgtcttcttccaacctgtgcccttccataaactacgctgtattctgtgaaactggtgccatttgtggccacaaataaatgcacaaagacaactctgtctctatcaccatttatttgattttatatacatctctccagagtaaagcaggaaaacttccacaacaacttggtgtcagaagtgggatcatCGCAAGTTTCGTCTGGAACAGCAGGACGCTGGTGGTCGCCCCAGAATTCTTGAAATTCTCCTCTACCTCGACATCAAAATTAAGGGAAGAGAGGATCAGCGCCTGACTGGAACTGACTTAACTACGCATGATCCAACGAACTAAAATTCCTCCATAAACTCGGTGAgatgttatatttccatttttttaaatattaagcaaacctcatgacattttgtgaaaaattATAATCGTCGACGGACGAATAgtagggagttagaatctcctgaggtagggagttagaatctcctgagaagtagggagtaagaatctcctgaggtagggagttagaatctTCTGAGAATTAAggagttagaatctcctgagagTTTAGTATGGgtgctaaacagtgtagggagttagaagctcctgagggtccgatcgtaaatgtcatgaggaagaaatatggtgaagacagTTTGTTAAATTTATCAATTTGGACGGAAATGTTCGGTTTTCCGAAGGGAGGTTctttaagcaaattaaaaataaacgaCTTAAAAGAGAAGTtgcaagaaggagaagatggtattagaaagaaaaagaaaattaaagttaAGGATTTAGAAATGATAGAATGTCACAGAAAGTATTTGAAGTACTGGGTGGATGAAGCCGAGTGTAGGGAAAGACGGCATTTAGCTGctgctttaaagaaaataaatgtagaagataagaaagagaaaaaagatgaaaaaagtcCGATGTTTGATCATATGTCCTACCCCACCCCTGCGCTTCCACCACCATATGTCCCTCTCAGTCCCAATCCGCATAACCCATTTAACATACACActgtcacggcttctttgtatccctctgtaaaaggccggcgtaattccctcttggatggttgtccgttcccacctctcccaactGTGCTATCtgcactactactactcctcCACCAGGACCACAACCACAGGCTGCCGCTACACCACAAGAAGCGGAAGGAGAACATCGTATCCTGCCGCTACCAGTGAACAGTAATGACAGAAAGATCACCATCCTAAGCGAAGCCTTGGCCCGAATAAACCTCACCGACGAAGAAGAGCTCCGTAAGAAATTCAGAGCAGAGGCCAACGAAgagcatgaaaaatacaaatactatcTTCGATCCCAGAGTAAAGACCTACACAACCAAACAACCATGAATCTCCCCATGATCGAAGTACAGGGACACCTAGGTGCCGCTCTTGTTTTCCGCCCATGGACCGTGGAAGAAATGAAGGCTGTAATCAAAGATCACCTCCCCAACATTGAAGAAAGCAGTGAGAAATTTGTGTTGAACTTTTGATATTCTGTCAGACATTTATGCCCACTATGGCTGAATTACAAAAATTACTAATTCTACGCTGTGGGGCTACCACCAAATGCCTCCAAATGGCATAACGAGGTGGCCGGTGATAGCCGCATGGCTAACCCTATGTGGACGGACGCAGACAACAACAACTACGCCATCGCTGTTACGGCTCTCTGTGAAAAAATTCGCACCTCCTTTCCTACCAAAGTCAACATGACAAAGATCTCTGCATGCAGCCAAGATGTCACAGAATCGGTTGTTGATTTCCTCCATCGCCTGGAGAAGGGTTTAACGAAAACAGCGGCATCAACCGCCCCG includes:
- the LOC115005405 gene encoding interferon-induced protein with tetratricopeptide repeats 1B-like translates to MMSAAQSQTTLVSKLQGLQCHFTWDLDTSRAKLLRFRERFEDFGTEDGHSWLGHIYNLRGFIEYKMGFTEEAQSFFNKATEAFCQIRNADEGPWLVVNYGNLAWLHHHLGDPAESEAYLTKVDALMNKYPSPSQDKLHPEICAEKAWTFMRFSTDKMPLALDYFLKAIEMQPDMVEWNTCHILGLMFASEHSSTAVGADILEKMRIAKEKDPKNLYLAVHYLDQCAKKGERIEDEARELAREVLRNPVSRYSGIKPLLIVYRNYLSVDEAIDLAEEVLRNHPDERYLKGCAALCYRWKIFDNDSLPTQSLMDRSISLHEEMISLYPHSSLKNKIDLAHIYVKSTNGLAKAEQIYQELLERDLEPVDKQMLYYNYAQHLNFNGQDPNRSIRYYMQVAEIPQQSIFHDKSIKVLVNIRDRGRGRMCREIEEFLENLQEP